Part of the Apostichopus japonicus isolate 1M-3 chromosome 13, ASM3797524v1, whole genome shotgun sequence genome is shown below.
ggtgtagcagtacaaactgtcgcaaatattccatattcagtataaactgtcccagtcccactgggacagtttatactgaatttacCAGTACATTTAGTCTCCCGGACCTTTTGTACAAGGccagttggtacagactgtctcTCAGGACAGTTTATGCTATGATGAAACGAGGGGGGACATTATTTGTTGGTCGTATATTTggttgtaaattgtgtccccctgaacacTACGTCCGCATTAGCATGTACGTTcgagtagcaaaaatttaattagtaatggactctggcagtatccgtattattagcaaacTGTCGTatttcggcttccgtatatttagcagtaaagtcgtgcgacaactaaaaatggaaaagccaacagaaaacgtgagacaaattgcagatattctaagagatgagagctatccaagtgggtttacaagaataaaacagagaaggatcttacggagacaaagtcagtctttcagactggctgaaaatggaactcttgcataccgaaaataaaggaaagttttgctatctagggcttctcaactcgcccaaatcgaggcagctcatactgactagtgacatctataaggtaatgtctgtaacttacagtataggatacacaatatggtattggttgttaaatggcgaacggccattccacagttaaactataaccaggcctctaggactgattggtgcacaaatcatgatattcttttaccacgtttggttagttgtaaaaactcattcgcaaaagtcaagcaattgcttatgcaacattataatcagttgtatgcttgagcaaagttgtaagtgcatgaacaaagttgttagggcctatttcttttcgttttgtttacccaattgtcttaacaaatttttgtgaaaattattataaatttctacCCTTTATCGCCCTgcctatcataaaagataacaacagatcACTAACGCTTACAGAGCTAGtctggtttgcatgcatgggacactataaaatgctattattggactatagcatatagcctagcctacttctagaggaaagtggcactaatactgtacataacaaattcacgttcattaattttggttggtaagaacagatattgaaggcctgatagtacttttttaggtgtggcatattctctacatgccaaacctcactgcagaagaaaactccttaaatatctatagacccaaatagtggccatgcaatatgtacaataatgggaatattccatttcaaacaccgatatagagttgtaattcaattttaaggcacttcagctagaactaccaatcctgcagcccatatatttgtgtgtgtttgtttgttgttttttttggggggggggtgggcaaaaaaacatgatatctccttgatcatgaattttcttatctctttgaaggtgttcatctttgcatagataaaccagacaacagacTATGTCTAGATTTTGttggaaaactatcaacgttgatgtaacaattaagttatgttcaacaggatgtcaaagcgtcattgtcctgtagacctacgaacaagtctccatagcattcctgtatctggattatggaaacaggtaaattctcaatctgttttaattgcacaagatgtccgcagtatgcagtgaaggtttagtatagttaatgtcactctttctggacaaattcaacatttacaagtttaaaggtagtctgtattggccctaaattttggccactttaattgctaaaagttttcaaaaagtactttccaaggggtaataaccctttaaattgtgctcagacattctaaatgatgacacgagatattgaatgtcccagtgaggtaaatttcctccagggaaataaacatacttacagaattttgtccatagtgaaaatttggcatatttaaggcctatacagcatacctttaagccacactctggcctaactgcagagcaaccatcaatataggaatataattgtaagttgcaaaaagtggcgtatcatttttctggtttagtggttgaagagattgtaaatatatggtacagtatggtgtaagttacattttcatgtttgcaaggtaaaaataattggcctaaatccaccaacaccctgtttcgatcagatatcccactgtttttatctagatctgtgtacagcatgaagcaatggaatagaacaacagtcaaggcaaagcatgcaacttgtaattgtttttgaaattagcacctaaatgctgtcttctttcttaacaggttggtgtAGATCTTATTGGTCGTCtaccagtgacagctgccaagcgactgtacatcataacactgtctgacttctattcaaagtggcctgagactaaggcagtgcctgaaaagactgcagcatcaacttcttattgcattactgatgtgatgatgaggtaagcatgtcttaaaaagtgaataattttctgtagttagttccaatatgaatggcatcatatctgttatttgtaccatgcaaataacttgtagtgcatggcagaatgctgtgtttgagtataaattatttccaaataggtattaagcatacagaaagatcacgaaggtaggtgagaacagagaaagtgtactgtaaatctttgcaggttaagtccccattaacaagtttatatgtacatagtttttgttcctatatttacttgcaaagtttccacctctggttcttaagtagcatatagcctgacaattgtcgtcatttgatttacatccccaaaaagtgattttggctggacatgtttcactgcagcagacacagtttatttgttcaaacaaatgatgagtaaataattaagaccacattccacagctagacatcacctattgtgtgttgtttttcaaaaaggtgttggacagtttgatattgtaaccacagggaacttttctgtttagaaagtgtgaacttattaccacttggctgttttgacaggaatttcgacaagataagagagataatgtatcaactgagttttggtaccatttctctgttaggtccgtagtggaaaattgctaaatgtgtttgtgtgtggtgggggatatttcctgaaacctgggagagggacccctttttctttggcaaaataaggcaatgtttaggtctcttgatgcaaaaatgtataatagtacattttactataataatggcaagctagcattatttgtttttgcatttgggtcatacagagggtgttttgaaccccccatggatcctgattcaggacaattaatgtttgatcggcattaaacagtcataccatgcacacatacatcaatagagcaccaaaaggcatcaaatttctgttgtatcctagcttactctaatttgataaatttctgatattaaatttaattaatatgccCCAAAgttgtattggctcatgtggttaaaacttttcaggtttggtagtgaactgtacaatatagcgccaaaattatgacatgcaatctccaattaataaaatggagccagtaatcccataaacatgtaggtgtcacaataaaagatcatccaattaactcaatgcctaagcatagttcagttgtacactatacagtctacacttaaccaacatggtgaatgttaattatctttgtagtggagcttacacataacttttcaagatgataatttattttatatatgacttacagtgtggtattcactactcataatattgctttcaacttttattttgcacagatttggttgtactgaTATCTCATCCCTGACCACCAATGGAGGGAGTATGTATGAGGTTAACAGGAGACATGTCTAGACGAttttcttagcagttaacttgttaccgacaataatcttgtctttcactctaacatatcatgagagaaaattgCGTCGGCTGCTATACGTTTAAGCAAAGACAGgccattgacttttcactgccaGTCGTAGTCGAAGGGATGTGACGCtcgaaattctttatcacctcattacttcattaaataacaaataagaaggcgtgtttcttggttctggaagttgtgttcaagataagttctcatagtaaaacatataaccgaccatattcttcttcctgttgtaacttttgctgttatggattTCTGTGTAAGTCTTAACGAAAAACCCATTGGATATATGAGATTcagctattttatttgtaattaacaatcaagattaaatttttgacggtatcaagttgcacattaaagcattatataggtaatcctactgtttgtgGAAAGCAGTTAAAGGGGGGAATTCTAATagggaaacttctgcatggttttattgaggtctttaccaaactctaaagaggatgttcttcatgtggattatgagagtttcaagtacatattgtttgaagaagagtgacagtagtatatcattctaatcaagcaatacctccctgcttgaaggatgctctagaaagcatggattatctttagttgcatcagagctacaaagggagagtcatcattccagttaaatttccccatgcagggggtaggaaatgagggtgggcacacaacatcagagg
Proteins encoded:
- the LOC139978907 gene encoding uncharacterized protein; this translates as MFNRMSKRHCPVDLRTSLHSIPVSGLWKQVGVDLIGRLPVTAAKRLYIITLSDFYSKWPETKAVPEKTAASTSYCITDVMMRFGCTDISSLTTNGGSMYEVNRRHV